The Pandoraea apista genomic interval TCGGTGGCATGCGAGCGGACATGTTGACCAGTGCCCGACATGCCGGAGCCTATGGCATTGCGGCGATACGCGCCTTCTGGCCGACCGCCTGACGTACCCCGCATCTCGTCTTCCGTCCTCCGCCCTTCGAATGCCGCACCGCCCCCGTGACTCGGCGCTCGCCGCTCGCCGCTCACCGCGATCCGCATGCCCTCGCGGCAACGCGGGTACGGGGACGATCTGAGCCGCCCCCGCCGACACTGTTGGCACCGCAGGCACCGCCGAGCGACGTTGCACCCACCTCGCTCAGCCGCAATACGACACCTGCCCGTTACTTCGCCAAGGCTCTGCGCGCTGTGATCACCCCTTGCGCGTACGCCGGGTCGATCTTGGCGAAGTGACCGATCTGGCGCTCGGCCACATCGTCGGGCACGCCCTGCATCGCGGCGGCGATATTGCCGAACAGACGCGACTTCTGCGCATCGTCGAACAGATTGAACAACGCGCGCGGCTGCGAATAGTAGTCGTCGTCTTCGCGATGGTCGAAGCGATCTGCCACAGTGCCGACCGCTTGCGGCGGCTCGCGGAACTCCGGCTGCTCGGCAAACGCCCCGTAGCGATTCGGTTCGTAGTTCGGCGTGCCGCCCAGATTGCCGTCTACGCGCATCGCGCCGTCACGATGGAAGCTGTTGTGGAACGGGCACTTCGGCGCATTGACCGGAATCGCGTTGTGGTTCACGCCAAGCCGATAGCGCTGCGTGTCGCCATACGAGAACAAACGCCCCTGCAACATGCGATCCGGCGAGAAGCCGATGCCTGGCACCACGTTGGCCGGATTGAACGCCGCTTGCTCGACCTCGGCAAAGTAGTTCTCCGGGTTGCGGTTCAGCTCCAGCACGCCCACGTCGATCAGCGGGTAATCCGCGTGAGGCCACACTTTCGTCAGATCGAACGGATTGATGCGATAGGTCGCGGCGTCTGCCTCGGGCATCACTTGCACCTGCATACGCCAGCGCGGGAAATCGCCGGCCTCGATCGACGCGAACAAATCGCGCTGCGCGCTCTCTCGATCACCCGCCACGACCTCCGCCGCCTGCGCGTTCGTCAGGTTCTCGACGCCCTGCATCGACTTGAAGTGGAATTTCACCCAGAAGCGCTCATTCGCAGCATTAATGAAGCTGAACGTGTGCGAGCCGAAGCCGTGCTGCTGACGATAGTTCGCCGGCAAGCCGCGATCGCTCATCAGAATCGTCACCTGATGAAGCGACTCGGGGTGACGCGACCAGAAGTCCCATGCGGCCGTCGGGTTACGCAGGTTGGTCTTCGGATCGCGTTTCTGCGTGTGAATGAAATCGGGAAACTTGAGCGGATCGCGCACGAAGAACACCGGTGTGTTGTTGCCCACGAGATCCCAGTTACCCTCGTCCGTGTAGAACTTGATGGCAAAGCCTCGCACGTCGCGCTCGGCGTCGGCCGCACCGCGCTCGCCCGCCACCGTCGAGAAACGCAGAAACACCGGCGTTTCCTTACCGACCGCCTCGAATACGCGAGCGCGGCTGAACTTCGTAATATCGTGCGTGATAGTGAGCTTGCCGAACGCGCCCGAACCCTTCGCGTGAACACGACGCTCCGGAATCACCTCGCGATCGAAGTGCGCGAGCTTCTCGAGGAACCACACGTCTTGCAGCAACGCCGGGCCCCGGGGACCCGCCGTCATCGTGTTCTGGTTATCGGGCACCGGTGCACCGGCGGCTGTGGTGAGTTTTTTCGTTTCTGACATGTGACGCTCTCCTGTTTCCTGTCCTGATCGGGCAACCTCGCGAGACTCAAGCGCTCATGAGCGCGAAGTCGGCGAGCATGTGTTCCAGCGTGGTTTCGATGTCGTGCAAATAGGCCTTCAGTTGGGTCATCGTCGGCACCTCGAATGCGTCTTGCTGCGGGGCAGCGGTCG includes:
- a CDS encoding catalase, which produces MSETKKLTTAAGAPVPDNQNTMTAGPRGPALLQDVWFLEKLAHFDREVIPERRVHAKGSGAFGKLTITHDITKFSRARVFEAVGKETPVFLRFSTVAGERGAADAERDVRGFAIKFYTDEGNWDLVGNNTPVFFVRDPLKFPDFIHTQKRDPKTNLRNPTAAWDFWSRHPESLHQVTILMSDRGLPANYRQQHGFGSHTFSFINAANERFWVKFHFKSMQGVENLTNAQAAEVVAGDRESAQRDLFASIEAGDFPRWRMQVQVMPEADAATYRINPFDLTKVWPHADYPLIDVGVLELNRNPENYFAEVEQAAFNPANVVPGIGFSPDRMLQGRLFSYGDTQRYRLGVNHNAIPVNAPKCPFHNSFHRDGAMRVDGNLGGTPNYEPNRYGAFAEQPEFREPPQAVGTVADRFDHREDDDYYSQPRALFNLFDDAQKSRLFGNIAAAMQGVPDDVAERQIGHFAKIDPAYAQGVITARRALAK